A portion of the Segatella copri DSM 18205 genome contains these proteins:
- a CDS encoding glycosyltransferase, with translation MNILFTLKSFAVGGVEKVTLQLANKFKEEGHHVLVFALCSPTLGESSHHVLQGIDIYIGNGGKVSKYNIDAYSSIVASFSPDVIINQWGQNFYPLRLIRKVVDQDKIKVITVLHCSPKMNGRLYTLIRTLTDSCNLWERMVIKGKLFLTRIASKLCLTYNYVYSDCFVLLSESFIDDFKEYVYLKNYRKLKVIHNPITTLEQTNSDSLAKDNIALFVGRIDENKNVSRIIEVWNKLKRCNSEWTLRIIGDGAELQNVKRKASMYNLCNVEFLGFQDPRNYSAPPMGMSNRLTVVLQQELH, from the coding sequence ATGAATATTCTGTTTACATTAAAAAGTTTTGCTGTAGGAGGGGTTGAAAAAGTTACTCTTCAGTTGGCAAATAAATTCAAAGAAGAAGGGCATCATGTGTTAGTCTTTGCTTTATGCAGCCCAACATTAGGTGAGTCTAGTCATCATGTGCTGCAAGGAATTGACATATATATCGGAAACGGGGGTAAAGTGTCAAAATATAACATTGATGCTTATTCTTCAATAGTAGCTTCTTTTTCTCCGGATGTTATAATAAACCAGTGGGGACAAAATTTTTATCCTTTAAGGTTGATAAGAAAGGTTGTTGACCAGGACAAAATAAAAGTTATAACAGTGTTGCATTGTTCACCTAAAATGAACGGCCGCTTGTATACATTAATTCGGACTTTGACTGATAGTTGTAATTTATGGGAACGTATGGTAATAAAAGGGAAACTATTTCTAACACGTATTGCTTCTAAATTATGTCTCACTTATAATTATGTGTACAGTGATTGTTTTGTATTGCTTTCAGAAAGTTTTATAGATGATTTCAAAGAATATGTATATTTAAAAAACTATCGAAAACTAAAAGTTATTCATAATCCTATTACAACTTTGGAGCAGACAAATTCTGATTCTTTAGCAAAGGACAATATTGCATTGTTTGTTGGGAGAATTGATGAGAATAAAAATGTTTCTAGAATAATTGAAGTTTGGAATAAATTGAAACGTTGTAACTCTGAATGGACTTTACGCATAATAGGCGATGGTGCGGAGTTGCAGAATGTAAAGCGTAAAGCCTCTATGTATAATTTATGTAATGTGGAATTTTTAGGTTTCCAAGATCCTCGTAACTACTCAGCACCCCCTATGGGCATGAGTAATCGTCTTACTGTTGTACTACAGCAAGAATTGCATTGA
- a CDS encoding glycosyltransferase, protein MNKNVLLLADTSYAGMGPYVANIVNSFSSTDDIRFFLVENEQKFYTDQIKLDLRSKATFFLKPENKVKSLFHLVFPIYPPYYSNLIDDCKKYHIKFVHILTGSCHPQLLVGLHKHGIKVLNTVHDLHPHEAKKSFLQMLKHHLFYHRVYQVLKLSDAFVTNSIVQKKELEAKNSKLSFYHDFPSLVTESIIRGRKKPKELSYDNYILFFGRIEEYKGVELLYNAFYNSNLCSKERLVIAGNGTIAFQRKEDETEKHILVINRFIDDSEVQYLYSHAKCVVYPYLSATQSGVLSLAYYFNVPVLCSDVPFFKSIIEYSQGGMLFKHGDKMDLMVQLSFLCNADNSKMKMNQAAYYNDYCQIDKIHKKMLSIYESFIYS, encoded by the coding sequence GTGAATAAGAACGTATTATTATTGGCAGATACCTCATATGCAGGGATGGGACCATATGTTGCTAATATAGTAAACTCTTTTAGCAGCACAGATGATATTAGATTTTTCTTAGTAGAAAACGAACAGAAATTTTATACAGATCAGATTAAACTTGATCTGCGTTCAAAAGCTACTTTTTTTCTTAAACCAGAAAATAAAGTAAAGTCATTATTTCATTTGGTATTTCCGATTTATCCGCCATATTATAGCAATCTAATTGATGATTGTAAAAAGTATCACATTAAGTTTGTCCATATTCTAACTGGTAGTTGTCATCCTCAATTACTTGTTGGGTTGCATAAACATGGTATCAAAGTTTTGAATACCGTACATGATTTGCATCCTCATGAAGCAAAAAAGAGTTTTTTGCAAATGTTAAAGCATCATTTGTTTTACCATAGAGTATATCAAGTTCTAAAGTTGAGCGATGCTTTTGTTACGAATAGCATAGTGCAGAAAAAAGAATTAGAGGCAAAAAACTCCAAGCTTTCATTCTATCACGATTTCCCCTCATTAGTTACAGAGAGCATAATTAGGGGACGCAAAAAGCCGAAGGAACTGTCTTATGATAATTATATATTGTTCTTTGGTAGAATAGAGGAATATAAAGGTGTTGAATTATTATATAATGCTTTTTATAATAGTAATCTTTGTTCTAAGGAACGCTTGGTTATTGCGGGAAATGGAACGATTGCGTTTCAACGTAAAGAAGATGAAACAGAAAAGCATATCTTAGTAATTAATAGATTTATTGATGACTCTGAAGTTCAGTATTTGTATTCCCATGCGAAATGTGTTGTTTACCCTTATTTGTCAGCTACGCAGTCTGGAGTACTATCTTTGGCTTACTATTTTAATGTACCAGTTTTATGTTCAGATGTCCCTTTCTTTAAATCTATAATAGAATACTCACAGGGAGGGATGTTGTTTAAACATGGTGATAAGATGGATTTGATGGTCCAATTATCTTTTTTATGTAATGCAGATAATTCTAAAATGAAAATGAATCAGGCTGCTTATTATAATGATTATTGCCAAATTGATAAGATACATAAAAAAATGTTGAGCATTTATGAAAGTTTTATTTATTCATAA
- a CDS encoding ISAon1 family transposase N-terminal region protein has protein sequence MAKKTTQFDYEILVRYMLPKGMLDTFEVTNVDEECTGLYDETNTEIRILHINLDERDLRDDMWHDLKPNGFTEPRVFNDFPVREHKVALHVRRRRWLTEDGKNQLLDTPALIADGTSYSIEFAAFLKEMVGYLPSDGPMRGAILPD, from the coding sequence ATGGCAAAGAAGACTACCCAATTTGACTACGAGATACTCGTACGCTACATGCTTCCAAAAGGGATGCTTGACACCTTTGAAGTTACCAATGTCGATGAAGAGTGCACTGGTCTATACGATGAGACGAATACGGAAATCCGCATTCTTCATATCAATCTTGACGAACGTGACCTGCGCGATGATATGTGGCATGATTTGAAGCCGAATGGCTTTACTGAGCCCCGGGTGTTCAATGACTTCCCTGTGCGTGAGCACAAGGTTGCCCTTCATGTGCGCCGTCGCAGATGGCTTACGGAGGATGGGAAGAACCAACTGTTAGATACTCCTGCACTTATTGCAGACGGCACCAGCTACTCAATTGAGTTCGCTGCTTTTTTAAAAGAAATGGTTGGATACCTACCCAGTGACGGCCCAATGCGTGGCGCGATTCTTCCGGACTGA
- a CDS encoding glycosyltransferase family 4 protein, which translates to MKVLFIHNTLPEYRLEFFKELSKQVELHIAVTDIQLANSVYGLSFKKDIPIGMVLVNRPKDILGVMDSNEFNVVVFPPIDTIYQFVVAFFAYKKCLQKKIPFVYWSEKWEAPLGSQPFKKRIKNWLHMKMITFYAKKANLCVASGSKAREYLVTYGVDKQNIVYAYDSSTSPSCDENTSIREKYGFSQNSKIVLYLGRLIERKGIMNLINAFKFVKNQLPSAYLLICGEGEMLKKCKDYVAETNLENVIFAGKIEPSNRSLYYQQSDLFVLPSYPFQGIIEAWGLTVNEALEQGTPVIATDSVGAAYDLANGRECVMVPSGDDIALGKAIVDMLIAEKPVEESKKLYSQFSVRQMASQFASALLKISN; encoded by the coding sequence ATGAAAGTTTTATTTATTCATAATACTTTGCCGGAATATCGGTTAGAGTTTTTTAAGGAGCTGTCCAAGCAAGTAGAATTACATATAGCTGTTACCGATATACAGTTAGCAAACTCAGTTTATGGGTTGTCTTTTAAAAAAGATATACCTATAGGTATGGTATTGGTAAATCGCCCTAAAGATATTCTTGGGGTTATGGATAGTAATGAATTTAATGTGGTTGTGTTCCCACCAATAGATACAATTTACCAGTTTGTTGTTGCTTTTTTTGCATACAAAAAGTGCTTACAAAAAAAAATCCCCTTTGTTTATTGGTCAGAAAAGTGGGAAGCTCCTCTAGGCAGTCAGCCATTCAAAAAACGCATAAAGAATTGGCTTCACATGAAAATGATAACCTTTTATGCAAAAAAGGCTAATTTATGTGTTGCGTCAGGTAGCAAGGCTCGTGAATATCTTGTAACTTATGGAGTAGATAAACAGAATATTGTCTATGCCTATGATAGTAGTACATCTCCCAGTTGTGATGAGAATACTAGTATAAGAGAAAAATATGGGTTTTCTCAGAATTCTAAAATAGTGTTATATTTAGGGAGACTTATTGAGCGTAAAGGAATTATGAACTTGATAAATGCTTTTAAATTTGTTAAGAATCAACTTCCAAGTGCATATTTACTAATATGTGGTGAAGGAGAAATGCTAAAGAAATGCAAAGATTATGTAGCTGAAACGAATTTAGAAAACGTAATCTTTGCAGGAAAGATAGAACCTTCTAATCGAAGTTTGTATTATCAACAATCAGACCTTTTTGTACTACCTAGTTATCCTTTTCAAGGAATTATAGAGGCTTGGGGACTAACTGTAAATGAAGCTTTAGAACAAGGAACTCCAGTCATTGCTACAGATTCAGTGGGAGCTGCCTACGATTTGGCAAATGGTCGAGAATGCGTTATGGTTCCATCTGGTGATGATATTGCTTTGGGTAAGGCTATTGTTGATATGTTAATAGCAGAAAAACCTGTAGAAGAAAGTAAAAAACTTTATTCTCAATTTAGTGTACGTCAAATGGCAAGTCAATTTGCTAGTGCTTTATTGAAAATCTCTAATTAA
- a CDS encoding ISAon1 family transposase N-terminal region protein, whose translation MEQYRLLAECLLPARMLDWFDLKTVRVEKKGDTQVIHLYLDENEQKPDDGEDLRPNGFTRESVFHDFPIRGQEVLLHVRRRRWLDADGHNVMTECNLIQESTRCSTELADFLKEAFGDAPYNGPFV comes from the coding sequence ATGGAACAGTATAGACTCTTAGCGGAATGCCTATTGCCAGCCCGCATGCTTGACTGGTTTGACTTGAAGACTGTACGTGTCGAGAAGAAAGGTGACACACAGGTGATTCACCTTTATCTCGATGAGAACGAGCAGAAACCTGACGACGGAGAAGACCTGCGCCCCAATGGATTTACACGCGAAAGTGTGTTTCACGACTTTCCGATTAGAGGTCAGGAAGTACTGCTTCACGTGCGCCGTCGCAGATGGCTTGATGCAGATGGTCACAACGTGATGACCGAATGCAATCTCATTCAGGAGTCCACCCGCTGCTCAACCGAGTTGGCGGATTTTTTAAAAGAAGCGTTTGGAGACGCGCCCTATAACGGCCCGTTCGTTTGA
- a CDS encoding acyltransferase yields the protein MGIILKISQKIFNYRIKHCSLEKRLELMRNKFFFCGNNIKLYTHYFGTEPYLISIHDNVTCAADVKFINHDVSVWNVSRFLGKPHISLDKVGAIELYENSFVGAFSILMPNTSIGRNSILAAGSVLTKHIPAGEVWGAFLQNL from the coding sequence ATGGGAATAATTTTAAAAATTTCACAGAAAATATTTAATTATCGAATAAAACATTGCTCTTTGGAGAAAAGATTGGAATTAATGAGAAATAAATTCTTTTTTTGTGGCAATAATATTAAGTTATATACTCATTATTTTGGGACAGAACCTTATCTAATTAGTATTCATGACAATGTGACTTGTGCTGCAGACGTGAAATTTATAAATCATGATGTTAGCGTATGGAATGTATCTCGGTTTCTAGGAAAGCCACATATTTCTCTGGATAAAGTAGGAGCTATTGAATTGTATGAAAATTCTTTTGTGGGGGCTTTCTCGATATTAATGCCAAATACTTCTATAGGAAGAAATAGTATATTAGCTGCTGGAAGTGTGCTAACAAAACATATTCCAGCAGGTGAGGTATGGGGGGCATTCCTGCAAAATTTATAA
- a CDS encoding transposase, producing the protein MLHNDLFTFLSNKEGHGKRGTLIAAVKGTTIAEVAMRLMAIPEEKRLAVKEVTMDFSDSMMGIIKQVFPNAEIVIDCFHIMQLAGKGLEEMRMKLKRAAVTERNMQESKFKKLVQARRKARAYYAKNHKPKKSKNGKTLGRPRKRKNEKFQPEILANGETKVELLTHVRYPLLKSGNDWTDWQKKGMKILFELDNRIKTGYGLVCALRNIFKKKQSRKKAKKALHAWYKNIGRSHIRELIAVRDTIKEKEEYVLNYFNNRSTNASAESLNSKMKGFRAQVRGVADLTFFMYRMMIFG; encoded by the coding sequence ATGCTGCACAATGACCTCTTTACATTCCTCTCCAACAAGGAAGGCCATGGTAAGCGTGGTACGCTCATCGCAGCTGTCAAGGGGACTACCATTGCAGAAGTGGCAATGCGACTCATGGCTATACCGGAAGAGAAACGTCTTGCAGTGAAGGAAGTCACGATGGATTTCTCCGACAGCATGATGGGCATCATCAAGCAGGTATTCCCCAATGCGGAGATTGTCATAGACTGCTTTCATATCATGCAGCTTGCAGGCAAAGGTCTTGAGGAGATGCGCATGAAACTCAAGCGTGCTGCCGTCACGGAGAGGAATATGCAGGAAAGCAAGTTCAAGAAACTTGTGCAGGCAAGACGCAAGGCGAGGGCATACTATGCGAAGAACCACAAACCAAAGAAGAGCAAGAACGGCAAAACCCTTGGAAGGCCGCGAAAGCGCAAGAATGAGAAGTTTCAGCCAGAGATACTTGCCAATGGTGAGACTAAGGTGGAACTGTTGACTCATGTACGCTACCCTCTGCTCAAGAGCGGCAATGACTGGACGGACTGGCAGAAGAAAGGCATGAAGATTCTCTTCGAACTGGATAACCGAATCAAGACCGGCTATGGTTTGGTCTGCGCATTGAGAAACATCTTCAAGAAGAAGCAGAGCCGCAAGAAGGCCAAGAAGGCATTACATGCGTGGTACAAGAATATAGGCAGAAGCCACATCAGAGAGCTAATCGCAGTACGTGACACTATAAAGGAGAAGGAGGAGTATGTATTGAATTACTTCAACAATCGTTCAACCAATGCTTCTGCAGAATCTCTCAACTCAAAGATGAAGGGATTTCGGGCGCAGGTGAGAGGAGTAGCAGACTTGACTTTCTTCATGTACCGTATGATGATCTTCGGTTAA